The Deltaproteobacteria bacterium DNA window CCGACCCTCGTCCGCATGGACACCCTCGAGCGTTTGAAGGCGGCCGACGTGTTCCCTGGCTACGCCGAGAAGCCGTGGCGGAACTGGGCGCAGGTGATCCCGACCGGGCAGAAGGCCCCGCCGACGCCGCAGCAGAACGGGGTGTACGTTCCCGAGGCGCTGAAGCCCGACTTCGCGGACTGTGTCGTGTGGGACGAGAAGCAGAAGCGGCCGGTCGCGATCGGCCACGACGACGTCGGCGCCCACTTCGACGGGCTCGGCGTCCGGCCGGCGCTCGCCGGCACGTTCAAGGTGAAGCTCGCCGACGGCGCGACGGTCGAGGCGCGGCCGGTCTTCGACCTCACCGCCGAGTATCTCCGCGTCAACATGCGGCCCGAGCAGGTCCGCAAGATCACCTGGGCGCCGGAGGAGGCGATCCGCCGCCTCGCGCGCGACGTCGCGGAGAGCGGCGGCCGCACGCTCATCGCCTGCGGCATGGGGCCGAACCAGTTCTGGAACAACGACAACAAGGACCGCGCGCTCTTTCTCCTGCTCGCGCTCGCCGGGAGCCTCGGCCGCCACGGCGGCAACATCGGGAGCTACGCCGGGACCTACAAGAACACGCTCTTCTCGGGGATCGGCCGCTTCACGACCGAGGACCCGTTCCATCTCCAGCTCGAGGCGACGGGCGAGATCAAGACCAAGTACTACCTGCGGCCCGAGTCGATGCACTACTGGGCGAACGGCGAGCGGGTGATGAAGGCGGGCACCAAGAAGATCACGACGGGCGCCCACCTGCCGACGCCGACCAAGGCCATCTGGCAGGTCAACTCGAACTCGAGCCTCGGCAACCAGAAGGGCTTCTACGACGTCGTCTTCAACACGCTGCCGCGCGCCGAGTGCGTCGTCTACAACGAGTGGTGGTGGACGGCGTCCTGCGAGTTCAGCGACATCGTCTACGGGGTCGATGCCTGGATGGAGTTCAAGTATCCGGACATGACCGCCTCCAACACCAATCCGTTCCTCCAGCCGTACCCGACGACGCCCGCGCGCCGCGCCTTCGCGACGGTGTCCGACAACGAGACCTATCTCGGCGTCGCGCGCGAACTCGGGAAGCTCACGGAGGACGAGCGCTTCGAGCAGATGTGGCACTTCATCGCCGAGAAGAAGGCCGAGGTGTACCTGCAGCGCATCCTCGACGGCTCGGCGCCGATGAAGGGGTGGAAGATCGAAGAGGTGCTGGCGCGGGGCAAGGAGGGCGTGCCGGTCCTCGTGAACACCCGCACCTATCCGCGCCTGAACTCGTGGGAGCAGGTGCAGGAGTCGAAGCCCTGGCATACCAGGACGGGGCGGCTCGAGCTCTATCGGCCGGAGGTCGAGTTCGTGGAGGCGGGCGAGAACCTCGTCGTCCACCGCGAGCCCTCGGACGCGACCTTCTACGAGCCGTGCGCGATCGCCGCGGCGCCGCACCCGGCGATCCGCCCGAAGCGCCCGGTCGACTGGGGGATCGCGCCCGACGCGCGCGACCACAACACGCGGCAGATGCGCAACGTCACGTTCAAAGTGGACGAGCTGGTGCGCACCAAGCATCCGCTCCGCGACCAGGGATGGGACCACGTCTTCCATACCCCGAAGTACCGCCACGGCGCGCATACCATGCCGATCGACACCGATTTCATGGCGGCGCTCTTCGGCCCCTTCGGCGACATGTACCGGCGCGACAAGCGCGCGCCTGGCGACGGCGAGATGTACGTCGACATCAATCCCGGCGACGCGCGGGCGCTCGGCATCGCCGACGGCGACTACGTCTGGATCGACGGCGATCCGAACGACCTGCCGTTTCGCGGCTGGGCCGATCCGGCGCGCGCCGAGCAGTACGTGGTCGCACGCTGCATGGCGCGCGCGCGCTACTATCCCGGCACGCCGCGCGGGATCACCCGCATGTGGTTCAACGGCTACATGGCG harbors:
- a CDS encoding molybdopterin-dependent oxidoreductase, producing the protein MNRKLSRRDFLRIAGSVGLGTVAAPGALFAGYRHLAPIVVANPLAAYPDREWERLYRDVFRTEDSFTFLCCPNDTHNCLLRAFTKNGVVVRIEPTYGYGKATDLAGHQASHRWDPRCCQKGLVLARRFYGDRRVNGAFLRKGFKEWVDRGFPRDPATGAAPPELMRRGFDAWVKVPHEVAYAYHAKTLVNVAETYSGDDGKKRLLAQGYDPDMVEQVAGAGTRVMKFRGGMAKQGPVRIFGCFRMGNSMALLDHHVRKVSPDDAKGAGSWDSYSFHTDLPPGHPMVTGEQTNDFELFDVENAKLVIAWGMNWITTKMPDSHWLTEARLKGVKTVAVTVEYSATASKCDDVVVIRPGTDPALALGVAQVLIAEKRYDADFVRRFTDLPTLVRMDTLERLKAADVFPGYAEKPWRNWAQVIPTGQKAPPTPQQNGVYVPEALKPDFADCVVWDEKQKRPVAIGHDDVGAHFDGLGVRPALAGTFKVKLADGATVEARPVFDLTAEYLRVNMRPEQVRKITWAPEEAIRRLARDVAESGGRTLIACGMGPNQFWNNDNKDRALFLLLALAGSLGRHGGNIGSYAGTYKNTLFSGIGRFTTEDPFHLQLEATGEIKTKYYLRPESMHYWANGERVMKAGTKKITTGAHLPTPTKAIWQVNSNSSLGNQKGFYDVVFNTLPRAECVVYNEWWWTASCEFSDIVYGVDAWMEFKYPDMTASNTNPFLQPYPTTPARRAFATVSDNETYLGVARELGKLTEDERFEQMWHFIAEKKAEVYLQRILDGSAPMKGWKIEEVLARGKEGVPVLVNTRTYPRLNSWEQVQESKPWHTRTGRLELYRPEVEFVEAGENLVVHREPSDATFYEPCAIAAAPHPAIRPKRPVDWGIAPDARDHNTRQMRNVTFKVDELVRTKHPLRDQGWDHVFHTPKYRHGAHTMPIDTDFMAALFGPFGDMYRRDKRAPGDGEMYVDINPGDARALGIADGDYVWIDGDPNDLPFRGWADPARAEQYVVARCMARARYYPGTPRGITRMWFNGYMATPGSVRGAASRPDGLAKNPETNYQALFRFGGHQSMTRSWLKPTHQTHSLVTRKSWTNEVTKGFNVDVHCVTSAPRESLARFTKAEDGGIGGKGLWRPVTLGLRPGAESAALQRYLHGGFVAVRKA